The Shewanella sp. MTB7 genome includes a window with the following:
- a CDS encoding phosphomannomutase CpsG (capsular polysaccharide biosynthesis protein; catalyzes the formation of D-mannose 6-phosphate from alpha-D-mannose 1-phosphate), producing MSLLNCFKSYDIRGKLGHELNDAIAYRIGRAFAEVINADTVVIGGDCRLSSAGLKQALAQGLMDSGVNVLDLGMTGTEEIYFAASYLKLNGGIEITASHNPIDYNGMKMVTTGSRPISRENGLIAIQELAESQVFKSKSAIKGSYRKISVMAEYIQQMLSYIDCHQLKATQSSPIRLVVNAGNGTAGPVIDKIEAELLRRHVPIEFIKIHHQPDGHFPHGIPNPLLVQNRQTTSDAVLEHHADMGIAWDGMGWDGDFDRCFLFDEKGQFIEGYYIVGLLAEAFLRKEQGATIVHDPRLIWNTIDICNENAGQARQSNAGHAYIKQLMRQHGAVYGGEMSAHHYFRDFNYCNSGMIPWLLIVELLSNNKLTLSQAVAARIHAYPASGEINAKIENPDEVIEKIRRYYESVAIEIDETDGLSMILPSSDGLESESSATKGLWRFNLRCSKTEPLVRLNVESRGDIELMQRKTAELMALYQSV from the coding sequence ATGAGCTTACTGAACTGTTTTAAAAGCTACGATATCCGTGGCAAGCTAGGCCATGAGCTAAATGATGCCATTGCTTATCGCATCGGCCGCGCTTTTGCAGAGGTCATTAATGCGGATACCGTGGTCATCGGTGGCGATTGCCGCTTAAGCTCAGCGGGTTTAAAACAGGCATTAGCTCAGGGCTTGATGGATAGCGGCGTCAATGTGCTCGACCTTGGCATGACGGGGACTGAAGAGATCTACTTTGCCGCCTCTTACCTAAAACTCAATGGCGGCATTGAGATCACCGCCAGCCACAACCCTATCGACTATAACGGCATGAAGATGGTCACCACAGGCTCACGACCTATCAGCCGCGAAAATGGACTCATCGCGATTCAAGAGCTTGCCGAATCTCAAGTATTTAAGTCAAAATCAGCGATTAAGGGGAGCTATCGAAAGATCAGCGTGATGGCTGAATATATTCAACAGATGCTGAGTTATATTGACTGTCATCAACTCAAAGCAACGCAATCATCGCCCATTAGACTCGTCGTCAACGCAGGGAATGGCACCGCTGGCCCCGTGATTGATAAAATAGAAGCTGAGTTACTCAGACGACATGTACCCATCGAGTTCATCAAGATACACCATCAACCCGATGGTCACTTTCCTCATGGGATCCCGAATCCGCTACTGGTACAAAACCGTCAAACCACTTCAGATGCAGTACTCGAACACCACGCAGACATGGGCATCGCATGGGATGGGATGGGATGGGATGGGGATTTTGACCGCTGCTTTCTGTTCGATGAAAAAGGTCAATTTATCGAGGGTTATTACATCGTCGGACTCTTAGCTGAAGCTTTTTTGCGTAAGGAGCAAGGCGCAACAATCGTTCACGATCCAAGACTCATCTGGAACACGATCGATATTTGTAACGAAAACGCGGGCCAAGCACGTCAATCTAACGCTGGCCATGCTTACATCAAGCAGCTGATGCGTCAGCATGGTGCGGTATATGGCGGTGAGATGAGCGCTCATCATTATTTCCGCGATTTTAACTATTGCAATTCAGGCATGATCCCTTGGCTGTTAATTGTCGAGCTATTATCGAACAATAAGCTCACCCTTTCCCAAGCTGTTGCGGCGCGTATACATGCCTATCCAGCATCCGGGGAGATAAACGCTAAGATTGAAAACCCTGATGAGGTCATAGAAAAAATACGTCGTTATTATGAAAGTGTGGCGATAGAGATAGATGAAACTGATGGGCTCAGCATGATCCTACCCAGTTCTGATGGCTTAGAGTCAGAGTCCTCTGCAACCAAAGGCTTGTGGCGCTTTAACTTGCGATGTTCTAAAACCGAGCCGCTCGTTAGACTCAATGTCGAGTCCAGAGGCGATATTGAATTAATGCAGCGTAAAACCGCGGAGTTAATGGCCTTATACCAATCAGTATAA